The Populus alba chromosome 6, ASM523922v2, whole genome shotgun sequence genome contains a region encoding:
- the LOC118037618 gene encoding replication protein A 32 kDa subunit A, whose amino-acid sequence MFSSSQFDATSAFSGGGFMPSQSTQLTDSTPSPAKSRNSLGVVPVTVKQISQASQSGDEKSSFVINGVDVTNVTVVGLVFNKAEKSTDVSFVIDDGTGRIGCRRWVTENFDKLEMEAVQDEMYVRVIGHLRVFQDVKQLVAFSVRPVTNFDEITFHFIDCIHSHLQNSKLQGGASTQPHMVESSMNTPVRNGQTFTSNLMSKQFDVDGLKDCDQLVLDRLQQSSSIGQEKGMHMDELCQQLKLPMEKIKESIRSLEDEGLIYSTIDEFHYKAT is encoded by the exons atgttttcaagcAGCCAATTCGACGCCACCTCCGCCTTCTCCGGCGGCGGATTCATGCCTTCTCAATCCACTCAGCTCACCGATTCCACACCTTCTCCCGCTAAA AGTCGCAATTCGTTGGGTGTGGTTCCAGTTACGGTGAAGCAGATAAGCCAAGCTTCTCAATCTGGTGATGAGAAGTCAAGTTTTGTGATCAACGGTGTGGATGTTACCAAT GTTACGGTTGTTGGACTGGTGTTTAATAAAGCTGAAAAGTCGACTGATGTTAGTTTTGTCATAGATGATGGAACAGGCCGTATTGGTTGTAGAAGATG GGTGACCGAGAATTTTGACAAATTGGAAATGGAGGCAGTACA AGATGAAATGTATGTTCGAGTTATTGGACACCTGAGAGTTTTTCAAGATGTCAAGCAGTTGGTTGCTTTCTCTGTCAG GCCCGTGACAAACTTCGATGAgattacttttcattttatagATTGCATACATTCCCATTTGCAGAATTCCAAATTGCAG GGTGGAGCTTCAACTCAGCCTCATATGGTAGAATCATCAATGAACACTCCTGTGCGGAATGGTCAGACATTCACATCAAACCTG ATGTCCAAGCAATTTGATGTTGATGGGCTAAAGGATTGTGATCAATTGGTCCTTGATCGTCTGCAACAGTCTTCAAGCAT TGGACAGGAAAAAGGGATGCACATGGATGAACTTTGCCAACAGCTGAAACTTCCCATGGAGAAGATCAA